One part of the Salinivirga cyanobacteriivorans genome encodes these proteins:
- the ruvA gene encoding Holliday junction branch migration protein RuvA, whose amino-acid sequence MFDYFKGKITSLTPTNCVVDINGVGYLLSISLTTYSELKVGEEFTLLAHAIYREDNQQLFGFSTTDERELFRHLISVSGVGANTARMMLSSMPPKELISAITQEQVKALKGIKGIGLRTAERIVVDLKDKVKQTGEAQEFISPEGNTNNEEALSALMMLGFSKKPVEKAIGQILQNEPGLSVEEIIKRALKKL is encoded by the coding sequence ATGTTCGATTATTTTAAAGGTAAAATTACGAGTTTAACCCCCACCAATTGTGTTGTAGATATTAATGGAGTAGGTTATTTGCTCAGTATTTCGTTAACCACATATAGTGAGCTTAAAGTGGGAGAAGAGTTTACTTTGTTGGCTCACGCCATTTATCGTGAGGATAATCAGCAATTATTTGGTTTTTCTACAACAGATGAACGTGAACTGTTCAGGCACCTGATAAGTGTTTCAGGTGTTGGAGCCAATACAGCCCGGATGATGCTTTCCTCTATGCCTCCTAAAGAACTTATAAGTGCCATCACCCAGGAACAGGTAAAAGCATTAAAGGGTATAAAAGGTATAGGCCTGCGCACAGCAGAGCGTATTGTAGTAGATTTGAAAGATAAGGTTAAACAAACAGGAGAAGCACAAGAATTTATTTCGCCGGAAGGCAATACAAATAACGAAGAAGCGTTATCTGCATTGATGATGCTTGGTTTTTCCAAAAAGCCGGTAGAGAAAGCAATAGGCCAAATATTACAAAATGAGCCGGGTTTATCGGTTGAAGAGATTATTAAGCGAGCATTGAAAAAATTGTAA
- a CDS encoding outer membrane beta-barrel protein, which produces MIRRLLILQMLILVCLTSQAQEEKTRYFNKDQLVIELLSNQWLDAPDDVKLHPRSLAFNLQLMYNLVGKNSNVALAAGLGLLTENYQIDALPKLSENKLSFAPLDDELNYTSNKIRFTTVELPVEIRIRSNKNSRNKTWKLYLGGKAGYMFQSMHKYSGDDPVKPNQKLKQKTFNLPYTEQFTYGLTARLGYDAIMVTAYYGLTNHFKKDKAPALYPFMVGLTLFVY; this is translated from the coding sequence ATGATACGCAGGTTACTAATTCTACAAATGCTTATTCTTGTTTGCTTAACCAGCCAGGCACAGGAAGAAAAAACTCGCTATTTTAATAAAGATCAGCTGGTGATAGAACTATTGTCGAACCAATGGCTTGATGCACCTGATGATGTGAAGCTTCATCCCCGTTCGCTGGCATTTAACCTGCAATTGATGTATAATCTGGTTGGCAAGAACTCCAATGTGGCCCTGGCTGCAGGCTTGGGTTTACTCACAGAAAATTATCAAATCGATGCCTTGCCAAAGCTTTCTGAAAACAAACTATCATTCGCACCGCTCGATGATGAACTGAATTACACATCCAATAAAATAAGATTTACCACGGTAGAATTACCGGTAGAAATTAGAATAAGAAGTAACAAAAACAGCAGAAATAAAACCTGGAAACTTTACCTGGGAGGAAAAGCGGGATATATGTTTCAAAGCATGCACAAATATAGTGGCGACGACCCCGTGAAACCAAACCAAAAATTGAAGCAAAAAACCTTCAACCTGCCCTACACAGAACAATTCACCTATGGCCTTACTGCAAGGTTGGGCTACGACGCAATAATGGTTACAGCCTATTATGGATTAACTAATCACTTCAAAAAAGATAAAGCGCCAGCTCTATATCCCTTTATGGTTGGATTGACACTCTTTGTATATTAA
- a CDS encoding cytochrome d ubiquinol oxidase subunit II, with protein MLESYEFLQHYWWFIISLLGSLLVFLLFVQGGQTLIYTLGKNEAERTMLVNTLGRKWEFTFTTLVTFGGAFFASFPLFYSTSFGGAYWVWMAILFAFIIQAISYEYRTKPDNFLGKRTFEVFLFLNGALGTILLGTAVATFFTGSEFDVSKMNITNIIGEVSPVISRWTGPAHGLEAVLNLHNVVLGLTVFFLARVLGLLYFQNTIDHEEIIPRIKKQLWINGIPFVALFLTFVIWLFLRDGFAVNPETGDVFMQANKYFFNLIEMPLVGIVFVIGVLLVLAGIAGGLFKKDCDKAIWPAGLGTVFTVLSLFLIAGYNNTAYYPSVVGDYSSSLTIFNSSSSPYTLKVMSYVSLLVPFVLAYIVYAWRSINNKKIDKEEMESDSHVY; from the coding sequence ATGTTAGAATCTTATGAATTTTTGCAGCATTATTGGTGGTTCATTATTTCTCTTTTGGGATCATTGCTCGTATTTTTACTTTTTGTACAAGGTGGGCAAACCCTTATTTACACTTTAGGAAAGAATGAAGCCGAAAGAACCATGTTGGTTAATACGCTTGGCCGCAAATGGGAGTTTACCTTTACCACATTAGTGACATTTGGCGGTGCATTTTTTGCCTCTTTCCCTCTGTTTTATTCAACCAGTTTTGGTGGTGCTTATTGGGTTTGGATGGCCATTTTATTTGCATTTATTATACAGGCCATCTCATATGAGTACCGCACCAAACCCGACAACTTTTTGGGCAAACGTACTTTTGAGGTCTTTCTATTTCTGAATGGCGCCCTTGGCACAATTCTTTTAGGTACTGCAGTGGCTACCTTTTTTACCGGATCTGAATTTGACGTTTCAAAAATGAATATTACCAATATTATAGGAGAGGTCTCGCCTGTAATAAGTCGTTGGACTGGTCCTGCACACGGTCTAGAGGCTGTTTTAAATTTGCATAATGTAGTGCTTGGATTAACGGTATTCTTCCTTGCTCGCGTTTTAGGTCTGCTTTATTTTCAAAATACAATAGACCATGAGGAAATAATACCAAGAATTAAAAAGCAGCTGTGGATAAACGGAATTCCATTTGTAGCATTGTTTTTAACTTTTGTGATATGGTTATTCTTGCGCGATGGATTTGCAGTTAACCCCGAAACAGGTGATGTGTTCATGCAAGCCAACAAATACTTCTTCAATTTGATTGAGATGCCGCTTGTGGGAATTGTATTTGTAATTGGTGTATTGCTGGTATTGGCCGGAATAGCTGGTGGTTTGTTCAAAAAAGATTGCGATAAAGCGATTTGGCCCGCTGGTTTGGGGACAGTATTTACAGTGTTGTCACTTTTCCTTATTGCAGGTTACAACAATACAGCATATTATCCGTCGGTTGTTGGCGATTATAGTAGTTCGCTTACCATATTTAACAGTTCATCGAGTCCATATACACTTAAGGTAATGAGTTATGTTTCATTGCTTGTGCCTTTTGTGTTGGCTTATATTGTATATGCATGGCGATCTATCAATAATAAGAAAATTGATAAGGAAGAGATGGAGTCCGATTCTCATGTATATTGA
- a CDS encoding cytochrome ubiquinol oxidase subunit I, whose amino-acid sequence MIENVDLSLVDWSRAQFALTAMYHWMFVPLTLGLAFIMAIMETIYVKTGNPEWKKITKFWMTLFGINFAIGVATGLILEFEFGTNWSNYSWFVGDIFGAPLAIEGIMAFFLESTFIAVMFFGWNKISKRFHLISTWLVAFGANLSALWILVANGWMQFPAGMKFNPETARNEMENFWEVFLSPVAINKFLHTISSGYVLASIFVLGISAWFLLRGRHKLMAKRSIVVASVFGLITSLFLVMTGDGSAYHVTQKQPMKLAAMEGLYEGQEGAGLVAIGALTPGKEYNDDKDAFLFKMEIPKLLSLLGYRDANAFVPGVKDLVDGYEYTNKEGKTFKGISVEEKIKRGKIAINALADFRRAKEAGNDEAAKKHRLTMEENFQYFGYGYLNDPKSVIPNVPLTFYAFHIMVALGFLFILLFALALFFVNKGNLAKQKWFLWVSLFSIPLAYIASQSGWIVAEVGRQPWVIQDLLPTVAAVSQIDASSVQITFWLFAAIFTALLIAEIKILIRQIKIGPKDQEGGK is encoded by the coding sequence ATGATAGAAAATGTAGACTTGTCCCTGGTAGATTGGTCCCGTGCACAGTTTGCACTTACTGCTATGTATCACTGGATGTTTGTACCCCTTACGTTGGGGTTGGCGTTCATCATGGCCATTATGGAGACCATCTATGTAAAAACGGGAAATCCTGAATGGAAGAAAATCACTAAATTCTGGATGACCCTGTTCGGTATTAACTTTGCCATTGGTGTGGCCACCGGCCTTATCCTGGAATTTGAGTTCGGAACCAACTGGTCCAATTATTCCTGGTTTGTGGGCGATATTTTTGGTGCGCCACTGGCCATAGAGGGTATTATGGCCTTTTTTCTCGAATCCACTTTTATAGCGGTGATGTTTTTCGGATGGAACAAAATAAGTAAGCGGTTCCATTTAATTTCTACATGGCTGGTAGCCTTTGGAGCCAACCTTTCGGCACTCTGGATACTGGTAGCCAACGGCTGGATGCAGTTCCCTGCCGGCATGAAGTTTAATCCCGAAACAGCACGCAATGAAATGGAGAACTTTTGGGAGGTTTTTTTATCCCCCGTTGCAATCAATAAATTTTTACATACCATTTCGTCGGGTTATGTGCTGGCCTCCATTTTTGTACTTGGAATAAGTGCATGGTTTTTACTAAGAGGCCGCCACAAATTAATGGCAAAACGGAGCATTGTAGTAGCTTCAGTTTTTGGTTTAATTACCAGTTTGTTTCTCGTGATGACGGGTGATGGAAGTGCCTATCATGTAACTCAGAAACAGCCAATGAAACTTGCTGCAATGGAAGGTTTGTATGAAGGCCAGGAAGGGGCAGGCCTTGTGGCAATAGGCGCACTAACGCCCGGCAAGGAGTATAACGACGATAAGGATGCATTTCTGTTTAAAATGGAAATTCCAAAATTACTTTCTTTACTTGGTTACAGAGATGCCAATGCATTTGTACCCGGTGTAAAGGATTTAGTTGATGGTTATGAATATACCAATAAAGAAGGGAAAACCTTCAAAGGCATATCCGTAGAGGAAAAGATTAAACGCGGTAAGATAGCCATTAATGCCCTGGCCGATTTCCGTCGTGCCAAAGAAGCCGGAAATGATGAGGCAGCCAAAAAGCACAGGCTTACGATGGAAGAAAACTTCCAGTATTTTGGCTATGGCTATTTAAACGATCCTAAAAGCGTTATCCCCAATGTACCGCTTACTTTCTACGCATTTCATATTATGGTAGCGCTGGGCTTTTTGTTTATTCTTCTTTTTGCTTTGGCGCTATTCTTCGTGAATAAGGGCAACCTTGCCAAACAAAAGTGGTTTTTATGGGTCAGTTTGTTTAGTATACCGCTGGCCTACATTGCATCTCAATCCGGATGGATTGTAGCTGAAGTAGGTCGTCAACCCTGGGTTATACAGGATTTATTGCCAACAGTTGCAGCCGTTTCTCAGATTGATGCAAGCTCAGTGCAAATTACATTCTGGTTGTTTGCTGCCATATTCACGGCATTGCTCATAGCTGAAATAAAAATTCTTATTCGTCAAATTAAAATTGGTCCAAAAGACCAGGAAGGAGGGAAATAG
- a CDS encoding DUF4492 domain-containing protein, translated as MEKKQRPNIFKRIFNFYYQGFRDMPRYGVQLWILILLKLFIMFAILKIFFFPDILETQFDSDEEKSKFVIEQLTKPNK; from the coding sequence ATGGAAAAAAAACAGCGACCTAACATATTTAAACGGATATTTAACTTCTATTATCAAGGCTTCAGGGACATGCCCCGCTATGGTGTGCAACTTTGGATTTTGATACTTTTAAAGCTATTTATCATGTTCGCGATTCTGAAAATTTTCTTTTTTCCCGATATTCTGGAAACACAGTTTGACAGCGATGAGGAAAAGAGTAAATTTGTTATTGAGCAACTAACCAAACCTAACAAATAA
- a CDS encoding succinate dehydrogenase cytochrome b subunit: protein MSNITKSSIGRKVLVSLSGLFLMIFLLVHLAVNLTLIFDDTGELFNKAAHFMATNPAIKVMEPVLALGFIIHILYASIVTLRNYLARPARYNKRDSQETGGWASRNMFFLGSTVFIFLVIHIWNFFWKMRFAGDPLLDHITIDGEQMENSYNLVATLFKSSYIYSSIYILGAIALGLHLSHGFWSSFHTMGWNNDIWMKRLRTIAIVYAVVIAGGFISIPVYYMIFF, encoded by the coding sequence ATGAGTAATATAACAAAATCTTCGATAGGCCGTAAAGTACTCGTTAGCCTGTCGGGACTTTTTTTGATGATTTTTTTATTGGTTCACCTCGCCGTGAACCTGACACTCATTTTTGATGACACGGGCGAATTATTTAACAAAGCCGCTCATTTCATGGCAACCAACCCGGCCATCAAAGTAATGGAACCTGTCCTTGCGCTGGGCTTCATAATCCATATTTTGTATGCTTCAATTGTAACCCTGCGCAACTACCTGGCAAGGCCAGCCCGGTACAACAAACGCGATTCACAGGAAACCGGAGGCTGGGCTTCAAGAAACATGTTCTTTCTGGGATCTACCGTATTCATTTTCCTGGTAATTCACATCTGGAATTTCTTTTGGAAGATGCGATTTGCGGGTGATCCACTGCTCGACCACATCACAATTGATGGAGAGCAAATGGAAAATTCCTATAACCTTGTAGCAACACTCTTCAAATCAAGCTATATATACAGCAGCATTTACATTTTGGGTGCTATAGCTCTGGGATTGCACCTTTCACATGGTTTCTGGTCATCGTTCCATACCATGGGATGGAACAATGATATTTGGATGAAAAGGCTTCGTACCATTGCCATTGTTTATGCAGTTGTAATTGCCGGTGGTTTCATTTCAATTCCGGTATACTATATGATATTTTTCTAA
- a CDS encoding fumarate reductase/succinate dehydrogenase flavoprotein subunit, with translation MTKIKTHIPEGPLADKWTKHKADLKVVSPANKRKLDIIVVGTGLAGASAAASFAELGYNVKNFCYQDSPRRAHSIAAQGGINASKNYQNDNDSDFRLFYDTIKGGDYRAREANVYRLAEVSGDIIDQCVAQGVPFAREYGGNLANRSFGGVLVSRTFYARGQTGQQLLLGAYGALNRQIAKGQVEMYYRHDMLDVVTIDGKARGIIARDLTTGEVKRFGAHAVVVATGGYGNVFFLSTNAMGSNGSVQWQAYKKGAYMSNPAFVQIHPTCIPVHGDQQSKLTLMSESLRNDGRVWVPKDKDTVEKLRKGEIKGSQVPEEDRDYYLERRYPSYGNLVPRDVASRAAKERCDAGFGVNDTGKAVFLDFKDAINRLGKDAVEARYGNLFQMYEKITDVNPYEEPMMIYPAIHYSMGGLWVDYNLMTNIPGLYAIGEANFSDHGANRLGASALMQGLADGYFVIPYTIGDYLADEIQTPKIDTNNDAFTEAEKAVNAKLEKLKNINGKTPVDHFHKELGHIMWDKVGMSRNEKDLKSAIEEIQALRKKFWEDVRIPGDLKEFNPEIEKAMRVADFLEMGELMARDALERNESCGGHFREESKTDEGEALRDDKNGAYVSAWEYKGDDKTPEMHKEELTFEFVTPTQRSYK, from the coding sequence ATGACAAAAATTAAAACACATATACCCGAAGGCCCTCTGGCCGACAAGTGGACCAAGCATAAAGCCGACTTAAAAGTGGTAAGTCCGGCCAATAAACGCAAACTGGATATTATAGTAGTAGGTACAGGATTAGCAGGCGCATCAGCTGCAGCCAGCTTTGCAGAACTTGGTTACAACGTAAAAAACTTCTGCTACCAGGATAGCCCCCGGCGCGCGCACTCTATTGCCGCTCAGGGAGGTATCAATGCCTCAAAAAACTACCAAAACGACAACGACAGCGACTTCAGACTGTTTTACGATACCATTAAAGGTGGTGACTACAGGGCAAGAGAGGCCAACGTATACCGCCTTGCCGAGGTCAGTGGCGACATTATTGACCAGTGTGTTGCGCAAGGCGTACCTTTTGCACGCGAATACGGAGGAAACCTAGCCAACCGTTCCTTCGGTGGTGTACTTGTTTCACGTACATTTTATGCACGTGGCCAAACCGGCCAGCAGCTTTTATTAGGTGCTTATGGAGCTCTAAACCGCCAAATTGCCAAAGGACAGGTAGAAATGTACTATCGCCATGACATGCTCGATGTGGTAACTATTGATGGAAAGGCTCGCGGAATTATAGCACGTGACCTCACAACCGGTGAAGTAAAACGCTTTGGCGCTCATGCCGTGGTAGTAGCTACCGGAGGTTATGGAAATGTGTTTTTCCTTTCGACCAATGCAATGGGCAGCAATGGAAGTGTGCAATGGCAGGCCTACAAAAAAGGTGCTTACATGTCGAACCCGGCATTTGTACAAATTCACCCAACCTGTATTCCGGTTCATGGCGACCAGCAGAGTAAACTTACACTCATGTCAGAATCGCTGCGTAACGATGGTAGGGTGTGGGTACCTAAAGACAAAGACACTGTTGAAAAGCTTCGCAAAGGGGAAATCAAAGGATCGCAGGTACCTGAAGAAGACCGTGATTACTACCTTGAGCGCCGCTATCCATCATACGGAAACCTTGTACCCCGCGATGTGGCCTCACGTGCTGCTAAAGAACGCTGCGATGCAGGTTTCGGTGTAAACGATACAGGAAAAGCCGTATTCCTCGATTTCAAAGATGCCATCAACAGATTAGGTAAAGACGCTGTTGAGGCACGATACGGAAACCTTTTCCAGATGTATGAAAAAATCACCGATGTTAACCCATATGAAGAACCCATGATGATTTATCCGGCCATTCACTACAGTATGGGCGGACTGTGGGTAGACTACAACCTGATGACCAACATTCCGGGATTGTATGCCATTGGTGAAGCCAACTTTAGTGACCATGGAGCTAACAGGCTTGGTGCTTCGGCACTGATGCAGGGGCTGGCCGATGGATACTTCGTAATTCCATATACCATTGGCGATTACCTGGCCGATGAAATACAAACCCCAAAGATCGACACCAACAATGACGCTTTTACAGAAGCCGAAAAAGCTGTTAATGCCAAACTTGAAAAACTCAAAAACATCAATGGTAAAACACCGGTAGACCATTTTCACAAAGAATTAGGTCACATTATGTGGGATAAGGTAGGCATGAGTAGAAACGAAAAAGATCTCAAGTCAGCCATTGAAGAGATTCAGGCACTGCGCAAAAAATTCTGGGAAGATGTACGTATCCCCGGAGACCTCAAAGAATTCAACCCCGAAATTGAGAAGGCCATGCGCGTGGCCGATTTCCTTGAAATGGGTGAGCTTATGGCACGTGATGCCCTTGAACGTAACGAATCGTGCGGCGGGCACTTCCGTGAAGAATCGAAAACCGATGAGGGCGAAGCGCTGCGCGATGACAAAAATGGGGCTTACGTGAGTGCCTGGGAATACAAAGGCGATGACAAAACGCCTGAAATGCATAAGGAAGAGTTGACATTTGAATTTGTTACTCCGACACAGCGCAGTTATAAATAA
- a CDS encoding succinate dehydrogenase/fumarate reductase iron-sulfur subunit, with the protein MADKILKEIKVKVWRQQGPKAKGKFETYTVKNISTGSSFLEMLDILNDQLIIEGKDPIAFDHDCREGICGTCSLYVNGRPHGPDEDVTTCQLHMRKFKDGETIVVEPYRSKAFPVVKDLVVERNAFDQILQAGGYVSVNTGGIPDGNAIPISTDEAESAMDAASCIGCGACVAACKNASAMLFVSAKVSHLARLPQGKVEAKRRVKAMVAKMDELGFGNCTNTGACEAECPKGISITNIAKMNREFLAAKIRD; encoded by the coding sequence ATGGCAGACAAAATATTAAAAGAAATAAAAGTTAAGGTTTGGCGCCAACAAGGCCCCAAAGCCAAAGGTAAATTTGAAACATATACCGTTAAAAATATATCTACCGGTTCATCATTCCTTGAAATGCTCGACATACTGAACGACCAGTTGATTATTGAAGGGAAGGACCCGATTGCTTTTGACCACGATTGCCGCGAAGGCATTTGCGGAACCTGCAGCCTTTATGTGAATGGCCGTCCCCACGGACCCGACGAGGATGTAACCACCTGTCAGTTGCACATGCGTAAATTTAAAGATGGCGAAACCATTGTGGTAGAGCCATACCGCTCCAAAGCTTTTCCGGTTGTAAAAGACCTGGTAGTAGAGCGTAATGCATTTGACCAGATATTGCAAGCTGGCGGATACGTGAGTGTAAACACCGGTGGCATACCCGATGGCAACGCCATCCCAATTTCAACCGATGAAGCCGAATCAGCCATGGATGCTGCATCTTGCATAGGTTGTGGGGCATGTGTGGCAGCCTGTAAAAATGCCTCGGCCATGCTGTTCGTTTCAGCCAAAGTATCGCATCTGGCGCGTCTACCGCAAGGTAAAGTGGAGGCCAAACGCCGCGTAAAAGCTATGGTAGCCAAAATGGATGAGCTTGGTTTTGGAAACTGCACCAACACTGGTGCCTGCGAAGCCGAATGCCCCAAAGGCATTAGTATCACTAACATTGCCAAAATGAACCGCGAGTTCCTGGCAGCAAAAATTCGAGACTAA
- a CDS encoding metal-dependent hydrolase — protein MDLVTQTVLGGAVGEMVLGKKAGNKAIMWGAVGGLIPDLDIFVTPFFSEVDGLFVHRGFSHAIIFAFLLAPLLGWLIHRIHKKNTDIQLREWIFLIFMAAFTHPILDYFTTYGTGAFLPFSDYRVEFGTIAIVDVFYTVPFILVLLTIMFIKRSSAIRRKLIVGLIFLTSFYLLGTVGNKLHVNAVFKNALSEQDIMYTRYRTAPLPLSNFLWMGLAETDSGYYMALYSNFDEQIPNDFEFIPRNEMLLDDIKEDKALQKLIKFTKGYYHVNKDDNGRYLADLRFGKMGIGKNAAFVFKFYITSRDGEVIIEQSQDSRSIEENAFSNYLQRITGKTN, from the coding sequence ATGGATTTAGTTACACAAACTGTGCTTGGAGGAGCAGTAGGAGAGATGGTGCTCGGTAAAAAAGCCGGAAATAAAGCAATTATGTGGGGTGCTGTGGGTGGCCTGATCCCTGATCTCGATATTTTTGTAACACCATTTTTTAGCGAAGTGGATGGGCTTTTTGTTCACCGTGGGTTTAGTCATGCAATTATTTTTGCGTTTCTATTGGCCCCGCTGTTAGGTTGGCTTATTCATCGTATTCACAAGAAAAACACGGATATTCAGCTTCGCGAATGGATCTTCCTTATTTTTATGGCTGCTTTTACGCATCCGATATTAGACTATTTCACTACGTACGGAACAGGAGCTTTTCTGCCATTCTCTGATTATCGCGTAGAATTTGGAACCATTGCCATTGTAGATGTTTTTTATACCGTCCCTTTTATTCTCGTATTACTTACCATAATGTTCATAAAGCGTAGCTCAGCTATCAGACGAAAACTTATTGTGGGACTGATTTTTCTTACATCGTTTTATTTGCTTGGAACTGTAGGTAATAAACTACATGTGAACGCTGTATTTAAAAATGCTTTGTCGGAACAAGATATTATGTATACCCGATACAGAACAGCTCCCCTTCCGCTCTCCAATTTTTTGTGGATGGGTTTGGCCGAAACCGATTCGGGGTATTATATGGCCCTGTATTCAAACTTCGATGAACAAATACCCAATGATTTTGAATTTATACCCCGGAATGAGATGCTGCTTGATGACATTAAAGAAGACAAAGCGCTGCAAAAGCTCATTAAATTTACTAAAGGTTATTATCATGTAAATAAAGATGACAATGGACGCTACCTTGCCGACCTCCGGTTTGGCAAAATGGGTATAGGAAAAAATGCAGCGTTTGTGTTCAAGTTTTACATTACGAGCCGGGATGGTGAAGTCATAATTGAACAATCACAAGATTCACGTAGCATCGAAGAGAATGCATTTTCAAATTACCTTCAAAGAATAACAGGAAAAACAAATTGA
- a CDS encoding transposase, giving the protein MSVRRKKYDKEFKKMAVELCQTQQNRPKKEIAQELGITDNMLNRWVREHDKYGDNSFAGQGRPVMTDKEKELAQLRKELRETQIERDILKKAVSIFSKGDSRNTNS; this is encoded by the coding sequence ATGAGTGTACGAAGAAAGAAGTATGACAAAGAATTTAAAAAAATGGCAGTAGAGCTTTGTCAGACACAGCAAAACAGGCCAAAAAAGGAAATTGCACAAGAGTTGGGCATTACAGACAACATGTTAAACCGTTGGGTCAGGGAGCATGATAAATATGGAGATAACAGCTTTGCTGGACAAGGCAGGCCTGTGATGACCGACAAGGAGAAAGAGCTGGCACAGCTTCGAAAAGAACTGCGGGAAACGCAAATAGAGCGCGATATCTTAAAAAAGGCAGTGAGCATTTTCTCCAAGGGCGACAGCAGAAATACGAATTCATAA
- a CDS encoding S41 family peptidase — translation MKQVVFILLLLPPYLHAQECDCTSSFNWLKETFETNDAGFPVVIKTKGTDTYQNFSDSIAQHTKQIQNHTECVKLLDEWTHFFRKGHVGVYYTHNPDKNSRTQGTEAPKPQPKIWPVDTTALFKKLKDRKPPYGICDVWYNNNYKMVVVPDTINAQRDYVGVLLWTNKPQWKAGQVKTEFSDSGSLVNYYMADHTPQQQSFSYSLKYLKTGNFHWTRSTEYVAPEDTAEFSIYMTEVPRIKQINNETVLIRIPSFSYKYKEKIDNLIAENQPLLDSTQNLIIDVRGNGGGADRSFKNITPFLYTQPMKFHNIEIRSTPMNIAVYKKWFSKSFLQRVFFGLALKRRLKKNMGEYVAMTQAKIRTIDNYDPKPYPENVYVIADENCASSTEQFLLMAEQSSKTTIVGKTTFGAIDVSNVNTVMFPNNKYRLNYATSRSLRVSERIIDDIGITPEITIPDTVPKYRWLRYIEKNLLSKKGE, via the coding sequence ATGAAACAAGTTGTGTTTATTCTATTACTCTTGCCGCCGTATCTGCATGCACAAGAGTGCGATTGTACTTCCAGTTTTAATTGGTTAAAGGAAACCTTCGAAACCAATGATGCCGGATTCCCGGTAGTTATAAAAACCAAAGGAACTGACACTTACCAAAATTTCAGTGACTCAATCGCTCAACATACAAAACAAATCCAAAACCACACGGAGTGTGTGAAATTGCTGGATGAATGGACACATTTTTTCCGCAAAGGACACGTTGGCGTATATTACACGCATAATCCGGATAAAAACAGCCGAACGCAAGGGACTGAAGCACCTAAACCACAACCTAAAATTTGGCCTGTTGACACAACTGCTCTGTTTAAGAAACTAAAAGACAGAAAACCACCTTATGGCATTTGCGATGTGTGGTACAACAACAATTACAAAATGGTTGTTGTGCCGGATACAATTAATGCACAGCGCGATTATGTTGGGGTATTACTTTGGACAAATAAACCACAATGGAAAGCTGGACAGGTAAAGACAGAATTTTCCGACTCCGGCTCTTTGGTAAACTATTATATGGCAGACCATACACCACAGCAGCAATCTTTCAGCTATTCACTTAAATACCTTAAAACGGGCAATTTCCATTGGACTAGGTCTACGGAGTATGTGGCGCCTGAAGACACTGCAGAATTTTCAATTTATATGACAGAAGTGCCCCGCATAAAACAAATAAACAACGAAACGGTTTTAATAAGAATTCCCTCTTTCAGCTATAAATACAAAGAAAAAATAGATAATTTAATAGCCGAAAACCAGCCCCTACTAGATTCAACGCAAAATTTAATAATAGATGTGCGGGGAAATGGCGGTGGTGCCGACCGCAGTTTCAAAAATATTACCCCCTTCCTCTACACCCAGCCAATGAAATTTCATAATATCGAAATTCGTTCAACACCAATGAATATAGCGGTATATAAAAAATGGTTCAGCAAGTCATTTTTGCAACGGGTATTTTTTGGCTTAGCTCTGAAAAGAAGGCTAAAGAAAAACATGGGTGAATATGTTGCCATGACTCAAGCTAAAATCAGGACAATTGATAACTACGATCCGAAACCATACCCTGAAAATGTATATGTAATTGCAGACGAAAATTGCGCCAGTTCCACCGAACAGTTTTTATTGATGGCTGAGCAAAGCAGCAAAACCACCATTGTTGGTAAAACCACCTTTGGCGCTATTGATGTGTCGAATGTAAACACCGTTATGTTTCCGAATAACAAGTACAGGTTAAATTATGCTACCAGCCGCAGTTTACGTGTATCAGAACGCATCATTGACGACATTGGTATTACGCCAGAAATAACCATCCCGGATACTGTTCCCAAATACCGCTGGTTAAGGTATATTGAAAAGAATTTGCTTTCAAAAAAAGGGGAATAA